Proteins from one Candidatus Rokuibacteriota bacterium genomic window:
- the arsB gene encoding ACR3 family arsenite efflux transporter encodes MSVFERYLSVWVALCIVVGTAIGRLSPALVGGLSRLEVSHVNLPIAVLIWLMIYPMMLRIDFAALRGVGRQPRGIFVVLFVNWLVKPFSRAFLGWLFFKHLFAGMIGPALGDQYLAGTIILAAAPCTAMVFVWSYLTDGDPAYTLVQVALNDLIMLVAFAPIVIFLLGVSSITVPYDVLLYSVLLYIAIPLAAGAGSRAVLVRTRGLPWFEQVFLARLKPVSVMALLATLVLIFAFQGDVILGNLLHIVLIAIPLLIQVYFNSSLAYGLARWLKVPYAVAAPGALIGASNFFELAVATAISLFGLTSGATLATVVGVLVEVPVMLSVCAFCNRTRGWFPAPSPTPAE; translated from the coding sequence TTGAGCGTCTTCGAACGCTATCTGTCCGTCTGGGTCGCGCTCTGCATCGTCGTAGGCACCGCGATCGGCCGGCTCAGCCCCGCCCTGGTGGGAGGGCTGAGCCGGCTCGAGGTCAGCCACGTCAACCTCCCGATCGCGGTGCTGATCTGGCTGATGATTTACCCGATGATGCTCCGCATCGACTTCGCCGCGCTCCGCGGCGTCGGGCGCCAGCCGCGGGGCATCTTCGTGGTTCTCTTCGTCAACTGGCTGGTCAAGCCCTTCAGCAGGGCCTTCTTGGGCTGGCTCTTCTTCAAGCATCTCTTCGCCGGGATGATCGGGCCGGCGCTCGGGGACCAGTACCTGGCCGGCACCATCATCCTGGCCGCGGCCCCCTGCACCGCCATGGTCTTCGTCTGGAGCTACCTGACCGACGGCGACCCGGCGTACACGTTGGTCCAGGTGGCGCTCAACGATCTCATCATGCTCGTGGCCTTTGCCCCGATCGTCATCTTCCTGCTCGGCGTGTCGAGCATCACCGTGCCGTATGACGTCTTGCTGTACTCGGTCCTGCTCTACATCGCGATCCCGCTGGCGGCGGGTGCGGGCTCGCGGGCCGTGCTCGTCCGGACGCGGGGGCTCCCGTGGTTCGAGCAGGTCTTCCTGGCGCGGCTCAAGCCGGTGTCGGTGATGGCGCTCCTCGCCACCCTCGTCCTGATCTTCGCCTTCCAGGGCGACGTGATCCTCGGCAACCTCTTGCATATCGTGCTGATCGCAATCCCGCTCCTGATCCAGGTCTATTTCAACTCCAGCCTGGCCTATGGTCTGGCCCGCTGGCTCAAGGTCCCGTACGCGGTGGCCGCCCCGGGCGCGCTGATCGGCGCGAGCAACTTCTTCGAGCTGGCGGTGGCGACGGCGATCTCGCTGTTCGGCCTGACGTCCGGCGCTACGCTGGCGACCGTCGTGGGCGTGCTCGTCGAGGTGCCCGTCATGCTGTCGGTCTGCGCCTTCTGCAACCGGACGCGCGGCTGGTTCCCCGCGCCCTCGCCCACCCCGGCAGAGTGA
- a CDS encoding arsenate reductase ArsC gives MTKRRVLFLCTHNSARSQMAEGFLRALGGDRFEAASAGTEAPRVHPLAIQVMREVGIDLAGHSSKTFDQFLAQPWDCVITVCDNANERCPIFPARTTRLHWSFEDPSAAAGSEEEKLKTFCRIRDEISQKISSWISLPEA, from the coding sequence ATGACGAAGCGGCGCGTTCTCTTCCTCTGCACGCACAACTCGGCGCGGAGCCAGATGGCCGAGGGCTTCCTGCGGGCGCTCGGCGGGGACCGGTTCGAGGCGGCCAGCGCCGGCACCGAAGCGCCGCGAGTCCACCCGCTCGCGATCCAGGTTATGCGTGAAGTGGGGATCGACCTCGCCGGGCACAGCTCGAAAACGTTCGACCAGTTTCTCGCCCAACCCTGGGACTGCGTGATCACCGTGTGCGACAACGCGAACGAGCGGTGCCCGATCTTCCCGGCGCGCACGACACGCCTCCACTGGAGCTTCGAGGATCCCTCGGCGGCCGCCGGCTCCGAGGAGGAGAAACTCAAAACTTTCTGCCGTATCAGGGACGAGATCTCGCAGAAGATCAGCAGCTGGATCTCTCTGCCGGAGGCCTGA
- a CDS encoding molybdopterin-dependent oxidoreductase gives MAQHAEAGTTTLLDGQVDRRRFLQMAAALGAAAGAGDMLFLARPAQALSTGQIPPDATELDAGVQVLMSVCQNCHGRCGMMARLKDGVVLKIDGNPYHPNNLGPGERPTYATPVEQAKRKPGRLCAKGQAGMQVLYDPYRIKQPLKRAGARGSGEWKAISWDQAFEEIAARLKPLRDLTTLIDPAAPELGPIANQVLYSPGRTVEGGFTDRIWGSGFGTVNRREDHTSICETSHHVANELMTWDTKANRGRKNHFKPDILEAKYIMLFGSSFLEANFPLVALGEKLMDFRAKGGKYVVVDPRFSNTAALADRWVPVKPGGDAALALGMARWMVENGKYDAKYLANANQAAAKAAGEPTWADATRLVVVDPAHPEARRYLRADAIGGGKDNYVAWMGGGAKEIGAPALVGELEPGEVTVAGRRCKTAFHLMKERLLSKSLAEYAEDGGVSVAIITTLAAEFAAAGKQAVTNAYRGLVQHTNGVYNQLSVNLLNTLVGNYDWRGGNAGGGGGWSEGSGVTPLGTVPGGVSPKGLKLNRTVKHYEKDAPSLFKRDGGYPAKRPWFPYATHGNYQEVIPSAAEGYPYPLKALFTYWNAWPYSTPALRTVFEDYVKDETKLPLFVAISLNMGEVAAFADYILPDTTYLEKWAFPGMTPTILTRATSFQQPVAGKLDGKDIGTVPFNPDAPNVYTPVLPNTKTVGDIHIGLAKALGLPGVGDKAFEDGSPINTSWDFYKKGLQNLAKNSGKLLAEIVAKGGVFEDSGGEYDGKYLKYKYANEIHLYIEQLATTKDSMTGQYFDGLPHYEPPKFADDTPIAGIDGADYPFHLITYKFAWQAQARTATIPWLTLIQPENYVEINASDGRRLGIGDGDAVRLSSRTSPEGVVGKAKLTEGLRPGVIAVSHHFGHWQLASRPYVVDGVRQSADPSRGTGLTVNPIMRLDQFKGRILNTSIQDKVGGSVSFSDSRVRLVKA, from the coding sequence ATGGCTCAGCACGCAGAAGCAGGGACGACGACCCTGCTGGACGGTCAGGTGGATCGGCGGCGCTTCCTCCAGATGGCCGCGGCCCTGGGCGCCGCCGCCGGGGCGGGCGATATGTTATTTCTGGCGCGCCCGGCGCAGGCGCTGTCCACGGGCCAGATTCCGCCCGATGCCACCGAGCTCGATGCGGGCGTGCAAGTCCTCATGAGCGTCTGCCAGAACTGTCACGGCCGCTGCGGGATGATGGCGCGCTTGAAGGACGGGGTCGTCCTCAAGATCGACGGCAACCCGTATCACCCGAACAACCTGGGGCCCGGCGAGCGCCCCACGTACGCGACGCCGGTGGAGCAGGCCAAGCGCAAGCCCGGGCGACTCTGCGCGAAGGGGCAGGCCGGCATGCAGGTGCTCTACGATCCGTACCGGATCAAGCAGCCGCTCAAGCGCGCCGGCGCGCGCGGCTCCGGAGAATGGAAGGCCATCAGCTGGGACCAGGCCTTCGAGGAGATCGCCGCCAGGCTCAAGCCGCTGCGCGATCTCACCACGCTCATCGATCCGGCGGCGCCCGAGCTCGGGCCCATCGCCAACCAGGTGCTGTACTCGCCCGGCCGCACCGTCGAGGGCGGCTTCACCGACCGGATCTGGGGCAGTGGCTTCGGGACGGTCAACCGGCGCGAGGACCACACCAGCATCTGCGAGACATCTCACCACGTCGCCAACGAGCTGATGACCTGGGACACAAAGGCGAACCGGGGACGGAAGAACCACTTCAAGCCCGACATCCTCGAGGCCAAGTACATCATGCTGTTCGGCTCGAGCTTCCTCGAGGCGAATTTCCCGCTGGTCGCGCTCGGCGAGAAGCTGATGGACTTTCGCGCCAAGGGCGGCAAGTACGTCGTGGTGGACCCCCGCTTCTCGAACACGGCGGCGCTGGCCGATCGGTGGGTACCCGTCAAGCCCGGCGGGGACGCGGCGCTGGCGCTCGGGATGGCGCGCTGGATGGTGGAGAACGGCAAGTACGACGCCAAGTACCTGGCCAATGCCAACCAGGCGGCGGCCAAGGCGGCGGGGGAGCCCACCTGGGCCGACGCCACGCGCCTCGTGGTGGTGGACCCGGCTCACCCCGAGGCCCGGCGCTATCTTCGCGCCGACGCCATCGGCGGCGGCAAGGACAACTACGTGGCGTGGATGGGCGGCGGCGCCAAGGAGATCGGCGCGCCGGCTCTCGTCGGCGAGCTCGAGCCCGGCGAGGTCACCGTGGCCGGGCGGCGGTGCAAAACGGCCTTCCACCTCATGAAGGAGCGCCTGCTCTCGAAGTCCCTGGCCGAGTACGCCGAGGACGGCGGCGTGAGCGTGGCGATCATCACCACGCTCGCCGCCGAGTTCGCGGCGGCGGGCAAGCAGGCCGTCACCAACGCCTACCGGGGCCTCGTCCAGCACACGAACGGCGTGTACAACCAGCTCTCCGTCAACCTGCTCAACACCCTCGTGGGCAACTACGACTGGCGCGGCGGCAATGCCGGCGGTGGCGGCGGATGGTCGGAGGGCTCGGGCGTGACGCCGCTGGGGACCGTGCCGGGCGGCGTCTCGCCCAAGGGCCTCAAGCTCAACCGGACGGTCAAACATTACGAGAAGGACGCGCCCAGCCTCTTCAAGCGCGACGGCGGCTATCCGGCCAAGCGGCCGTGGTTCCCGTACGCGACCCACGGCAACTACCAGGAGGTCATCCCGAGCGCGGCTGAAGGCTACCCGTATCCCCTCAAGGCTCTGTTCACGTACTGGAATGCGTGGCCCTACAGCACGCCGGCCTTGCGAACGGTCTTCGAGGACTACGTCAAGGACGAGACCAAGCTGCCGTTGTTCGTGGCCATCAGCCTCAACATGGGCGAGGTCGCGGCGTTCGCCGACTACATCCTGCCGGACACGACGTATCTCGAGAAGTGGGCCTTCCCCGGGATGACGCCGACCATCCTCACGCGAGCGACGTCGTTCCAGCAGCCCGTCGCAGGCAAGCTCGACGGCAAGGACATCGGCACGGTGCCCTTCAATCCCGATGCGCCCAACGTCTACACGCCCGTGCTCCCGAATACCAAGACCGTGGGCGACATCCACATCGGCCTGGCCAAGGCGCTGGGCCTCCCAGGAGTCGGCGACAAGGCGTTCGAAGACGGCAGCCCCATCAACACCTCCTGGGACTTCTACAAGAAGGGGCTTCAGAACCTCGCCAAGAACTCGGGCAAGCTTCTTGCCGAGATCGTGGCCAAGGGCGGCGTGTTCGAGGACTCGGGCGGCGAGTACGACGGCAAGTATCTCAAGTACAAGTACGCCAACGAGATCCATCTCTACATCGAGCAGCTCGCGACGACCAAGGACTCCATGACCGGCCAGTACTTCGACGGCCTCCCGCACTACGAGCCGCCCAAGTTCGCCGACGACACGCCCATCGCCGGCATCGACGGCGCCGACTACCCGTTCCACCTCATCACCTACAAGTTCGCCTGGCAGGCGCAGGCGCGGACGGCGACCATCCCGTGGCTCACGCTTATCCAGCCGGAGAACTACGTCGAGATCAACGCCTCCGACGGGCGGCGACTCGGGATCGGCGACGGCGATGCCGTGCGGCTCAGCTCGCGCACGAGCCCGGAGGGCGTCGTGGGCAAGGCCAAGCTCACCGAGGGGCTCCGGCCCGGCGTGATCGCCGTGTCGCATCACTTCGGCCACTGGCAGCTGGCGTCCAGACCGTACGTCGTGGACGGCGTGCGGCAGTCGGCCGACCCGAGCCGGGGCACGGGGCTGACCGTGAACCCGATCATGCGGCTCGACCAGTTCAAGGGGCGGATCCTCAACACGTCCATCCAGGACAAAGTCGGCGGCAGCGTGTCCTTCTCTGACAGCCGCGTCCGGCTCGTGAAAGCGTAG
- a CDS encoding 4Fe-4S dicluster domain-containing protein, translating to MAQRGWVIDLGRCIGCHSCTVACKSEQNTAPSNSPLLFQNGNPQRPLNVSYRWVIVNEGGTYPNVWRTFVTSACNHCQMPACMNACPVGAISKRASDGIVLIDQEACIGCKYCVWACPYGAPQWNEATRKVEKCTMCVHRTDKGLEPACATTCIGKALTYVPDFDAARSGENAPDGFAAPGMTRPSARFVKR from the coding sequence ATGGCACAGCGCGGATGGGTGATCGACCTGGGACGCTGCATCGGCTGCCACAGCTGCACGGTCGCGTGCAAGTCGGAGCAGAACACGGCCCCGAGCAACTCCCCGCTTCTTTTCCAGAACGGCAATCCCCAGCGTCCGCTCAACGTGAGCTACCGCTGGGTCATCGTGAATGAGGGCGGCACGTATCCGAACGTCTGGCGCACCTTCGTCACCTCGGCGTGCAATCACTGCCAGATGCCCGCGTGCATGAACGCCTGCCCGGTCGGCGCCATTTCCAAGCGCGCCTCCGATGGGATCGTGCTCATCGACCAGGAGGCATGCATCGGCTGCAAGTACTGCGTGTGGGCCTGCCCGTATGGCGCGCCCCAGTGGAATGAGGCCACGCGGAAGGTGGAGAAGTGCACGATGTGCGTCCACCGGACCGATAAGGGCCTCGAGCCGGCCTGCGCCACGACGTGCATCGGCAAGGCGCTCACCTATGTCCCCGACTTCGACGCGGCGCGCTCCGGCGAGAACGCGCCAGACGGCTTTGCCGCGCCGGGGATGACCCGGCCGTCGGCGAGGTTCGTGAAGCGATGA
- a CDS encoding molecular chaperone TorD family protein — protein MIMEAACAVARGQFYGYLAGAFLRPPTAQSVSPILDDVVLRQLAEQFGAAVVGELEQFRSRFDGSWDTLDQEYQSLFTVPLGRYVTPYEAVYRDERVVDGEVVRGLLMGPSTLAVKAIYREAGVEVAGDVRELPDHIGLELGCMQVLCDAEARAREEGDGDAVARAQALQRRLLQEHIRQWAPRLCERIRANAPGPFYRGIVALTEAFLDQEAGAQDASCE, from the coding sequence ATGATCATGGAGGCGGCCTGCGCTGTCGCTCGAGGGCAGTTCTACGGATACCTGGCCGGCGCCTTCCTGCGGCCGCCGACCGCCCAGTCCGTCTCGCCGATCCTCGACGACGTCGTCCTGCGGCAGTTGGCCGAGCAGTTCGGCGCCGCCGTCGTCGGCGAGCTCGAGCAGTTCCGCTCGCGCTTTGACGGGAGCTGGGACACCCTGGACCAGGAGTACCAGAGCCTCTTCACGGTTCCGCTGGGACGCTACGTCACTCCCTACGAGGCCGTGTACCGCGACGAGCGTGTCGTCGACGGTGAGGTCGTTCGTGGACTGCTCATGGGCCCCTCGACGCTCGCCGTCAAGGCGATCTACCGGGAGGCGGGCGTCGAGGTGGCGGGCGATGTCCGCGAGCTGCCGGACCACATCGGCCTCGAGCTGGGCTGCATGCAGGTTCTCTGTGACGCCGAGGCGCGTGCGCGGGAGGAGGGCGACGGCGACGCCGTCGCGCGAGCGCAAGCGCTCCAGCGGCGCCTGCTTCAAGAACATATCCGGCAATGGGCGCCGCGCCTGTGCGAGAGAATCCGGGCCAACGCGCCCGGACCCTTCTACCGGGGCATCGTCGCGCTCACCGAGGCCTTCCTCGACCAGGAGGCCGGGGCACAGGACGCTTCATGCGAGTGA
- a CDS encoding arsinothricin resistance N-acetyltransferase ArsN1 has protein sequence MAGGSIESGRGITMRRATPADAGAIARIYNQGIEDRIATFETRPRMAEDVAGWFDGMHPIVVAEQSGQVVGFASTSSYRPRECYAKIAEFSVYVARDYRRRGVGRRALEALIEESAKAGLHKLVSRIFPENLASRAACRAVGFREVGTYKAHGQLEGVWKDCVVVERLVGR, from the coding sequence ATGGCAGGCGGATCCATTGAGAGCGGACGGGGCATCACCATGCGGCGGGCGACGCCGGCCGACGCGGGCGCCATCGCGCGGATCTACAACCAGGGCATCGAGGACCGCATCGCCACCTTCGAGACACGGCCGCGGATGGCCGAGGACGTCGCCGGCTGGTTCGACGGCATGCATCCGATCGTCGTGGCCGAGCAGAGCGGGCAGGTCGTCGGCTTCGCCTCGACGTCCTCCTACCGGCCGCGCGAGTGCTACGCGAAGATTGCCGAGTTCTCCGTGTACGTCGCGCGCGACTACCGGCGTCGCGGCGTAGGACGCCGCGCGCTCGAGGCGCTCATCGAGGAATCAGCCAAGGCCGGGCTGCACAAGCTCGTTTCACGCATCTTCCCGGAGAACCTCGCGAGCCGGGCCGCGTGCCGCGCGGTGGGATTCCGCGAGGTCGGTACGTACAAAGCGCACGGCCAGCTCGAAGGCGTCTGGAAGGACTGCGTCGTCGTCGAGCGCCTGGTGGGCCGCTAG
- a CDS encoding patatin-like phospholipase family protein, which yields MRVPVRSLLLLAVAALLAACAGQPINTRLDAFDGTSGYRYRNLPSEGNADDLFVILAFSGGGTRAAAFSFGVMEGLNDTKYRGPNGERALLEDVDVISSVSGGSFTAAYYGLFRTEFFKEFPGAFLHRDIEGDLLLRALSPVNWVRLASPTFDRIDMAAELYDEVIFKGGKFADLLNPPRKPFIILNATDMTLGHRFEFTQDQFDLLCSDLGPLKVANGVAASSAFPGLLSPLTLKNFAAKDCGYKPPEWLTDAARPGNPMQRYVPAREALSYQVFEPGRPYIHLLDGGLADNIGLRGPYMALTSHASPWSVLSRINQGRVRRVVVITANAKTKPSHDWDQRRRAPGVFSVLGFVASGPMDNYSFDTVQMVRDFFTQQDADIKSANACAARIKDACGATGTDQRRVVDFFAVELSFDAVDDDTLRGCLDNLPTSFALPEKTVGLLRVVARSLLMRSKDFHAAMRTIDPAWTPSPVTIDPALRAEVCASSAAR from the coding sequence GTGCGCGTGCCCGTCCGATCGCTCCTGCTCCTCGCGGTGGCCGCGCTCCTCGCCGCCTGCGCCGGCCAGCCGATCAACACCAGGCTCGACGCGTTCGACGGCACCAGCGGGTACCGATACCGCAATCTGCCCTCCGAGGGCAACGCCGACGATCTGTTCGTGATCCTGGCCTTCTCCGGCGGAGGCACCCGCGCGGCGGCGTTCTCGTTTGGCGTCATGGAGGGGCTGAACGATACAAAGTATCGGGGGCCGAACGGGGAGCGCGCTCTCCTCGAGGACGTCGACGTGATCTCGTCCGTGTCGGGCGGCAGCTTCACTGCCGCCTACTACGGCTTGTTCCGCACGGAGTTCTTCAAGGAATTTCCGGGCGCCTTCCTGCACCGCGACATCGAGGGCGACCTCCTCCTCCGCGCCCTGTCGCCGGTCAACTGGGTTCGCCTGGCGTCTCCGACCTTCGACCGCATCGATATGGCCGCCGAGCTCTACGACGAGGTGATCTTCAAGGGCGGGAAATTCGCGGATCTGCTCAACCCCCCGCGGAAGCCTTTCATCATTCTCAATGCCACGGACATGACCTTGGGTCACCGCTTCGAGTTCACGCAGGACCAGTTCGATCTGCTGTGCTCGGACCTCGGACCTCTCAAAGTGGCGAATGGCGTCGCCGCTTCCTCCGCCTTCCCGGGTCTGCTCAGTCCTCTCACGCTCAAGAATTTCGCGGCGAAAGACTGCGGCTATAAACCGCCGGAGTGGCTCACGGACGCGGCGCGACCAGGCAACCCCATGCAGCGCTACGTGCCCGCGCGGGAAGCCCTCTCCTATCAGGTGTTCGAACCCGGGCGCCCCTACATCCACCTGCTCGACGGCGGGCTCGCCGACAACATAGGGCTCCGAGGCCCCTACATGGCTCTCACCAGCCACGCCAGCCCATGGAGCGTGCTCTCCAGGATCAACCAGGGCCGCGTCCGGCGCGTCGTGGTGATCACCGCGAACGCCAAGACCAAGCCGAGCCACGACTGGGATCAGCGGCGGCGGGCGCCTGGTGTCTTCAGCGTGCTGGGGTTCGTGGCTTCCGGGCCGATGGACAACTACTCCTTCGATACCGTCCAGATGGTCCGCGACTTCTTCACCCAGCAGGACGCGGACATCAAGTCGGCGAACGCCTGCGCGGCCCGGATCAAGGATGCGTGTGGGGCCACCGGCACGGACCAGCGGCGCGTAGTGGACTTCTTCGCGGTGGAGCTCTCGTTCGACGCGGTGGACGACGACACGCTCCGCGGCTGCCTCGACAACCTGCCCACGTCGTTCGCCCTGCCCGAGAAGACGGTCGGGCTGCTCCGCGTCGTCGCGCGCTCTCTGCTCATGAGATCGAAGGATTTCCACGCGGCGATGCGCACGATCGACCCCGCCTGGACTCCCAGCCCCGTCACGATCGACCCCGCGCTTCGCGCTGAGGTCTGCGCGTCATCAGCGGCGCGCTGA
- a CDS encoding CHAT domain-containing protein translates to MEQLPGRRSCFLLVSCVCLLVAIAPVPVWAQGSAPELMQRALARVEASRDHFARTLELRSRAGDLQQALSELDQACPALMTVGDRAGAATCLVKSGDVVRMLSQLRLGVQMSAEDQRWVQNLLSEASRRYREGERLARAERAVQPLAEALIGQVRTQLGAGALHDYRSAASAADEAIRVAAALPDRRTLARGIELKSQLDVEQGDVVAGADGINRALAIYAKLSDDRARFYVLLDRADIFGKLAARCDFKLTFVECDEDAKRARADYEAARSIGTTLGWSGLIRQIDQFIRNIETRRQLIANRKRMHASVVGQFHPAKPGDALVSERYVTSGGGVPRELVEAIAAMGGLPGGTDARGAYVRGIEADMRGDGDAALASYLRAVALLEGDRQRASDSEARGVFLEDKIDFYYPPILHLLQRGKQAEAFRLMEASRSRVLSDLLATRSGATDQRQRALLARHQELRAKIGRLQKELFDLRTRPDYDAAGVGAAEQDLERLERERASAAQEMQRLAPGLLEPAFSEPVPLGEVLQGATAGRYDVLEYLVLDTGVIVWHIGSGGVHVRNVFLPRAELGAKVDALRKSLVNPRTPFDTRTAREMFLFLVEPMLQWVKSGTLVVVPHEDLHYVPFQVFQDPSDGRFLGEKVRISYAPSATVLSRLKPGGGLAGSSMLAVAGPRLPAGVDEVKAISRLYPAGRVTLLLDEAATEEEVTRRVASHGVLHLAAHGVFDGPEPLLSYIELRRSSGADGRLSAAEMYGLPLGQARLVTLSACETGRAEATHAGEVIGMQRALIYAGAGSLLLTQWKVDSASTALWMETFYREAAQAALPEAARRASAVLLAKPEYTHPHYWGAFFLVGR, encoded by the coding sequence ATGGAACAGTTGCCCGGTCGGCGTTCGTGTTTTCTGCTTGTCTCCTGTGTCTGTCTACTCGTCGCGATCGCGCCTGTCCCGGTGTGGGCGCAGGGCAGCGCGCCCGAGCTGATGCAGCGGGCGCTGGCGCGGGTCGAAGCGTCCCGCGACCACTTCGCGCGCACCCTTGAGCTGCGGTCTCGCGCCGGCGACCTGCAGCAGGCCCTGTCCGAGCTCGACCAGGCGTGTCCGGCGTTGATGACGGTCGGTGACCGCGCCGGTGCCGCCACGTGTCTGGTCAAGTCCGGTGACGTCGTGCGCATGCTGAGCCAGCTTCGCCTGGGTGTGCAGATGTCCGCCGAAGACCAGCGCTGGGTCCAGAACCTGCTCAGCGAGGCGAGCCGCCGGTACCGCGAAGGCGAGCGCCTGGCGCGGGCCGAGCGGGCTGTCCAGCCGCTCGCCGAGGCGCTCATCGGTCAGGTACGCACGCAGCTCGGCGCGGGCGCGCTGCACGACTACCGGTCGGCGGCAAGCGCGGCGGACGAGGCGATCCGTGTGGCCGCCGCCCTGCCCGATCGTCGCACCCTTGCTCGCGGCATCGAGCTGAAGTCCCAGCTCGATGTGGAGCAGGGCGATGTCGTCGCCGGCGCCGACGGCATCAACCGGGCGCTGGCCATTTACGCCAAGCTCAGCGACGACCGCGCGCGATTCTACGTGCTGCTCGACCGCGCCGACATTTTCGGGAAGCTCGCCGCCCGCTGCGACTTCAAGCTGACATTCGTGGAGTGCGACGAGGATGCGAAGCGGGCGCGCGCCGACTATGAGGCCGCGCGATCGATCGGGACGACCCTCGGGTGGTCGGGCCTCATCCGCCAAATCGACCAGTTCATCCGTAACATCGAGACGCGCCGCCAGTTGATCGCGAACCGCAAGCGGATGCACGCGTCCGTCGTCGGGCAGTTCCATCCCGCCAAACCCGGCGACGCATTGGTGTCGGAACGGTATGTGACGAGCGGTGGCGGCGTGCCGCGCGAGTTGGTCGAGGCAATCGCGGCGATGGGCGGCCTTCCAGGGGGCACCGACGCGCGGGGCGCGTACGTCCGGGGGATCGAGGCCGACATGCGCGGCGACGGGGATGCCGCCCTCGCCTCCTACCTGCGCGCTGTGGCGTTGCTCGAGGGTGATCGGCAGCGGGCGAGTGACAGCGAGGCGCGGGGCGTCTTCCTCGAGGACAAGATAGACTTCTACTATCCGCCGATCCTCCATCTCCTCCAGCGCGGCAAGCAGGCGGAGGCATTCCGGCTTATGGAGGCGTCCCGTTCGCGCGTGCTTTCCGACTTGCTGGCGACGCGGAGCGGGGCGACCGACCAGCGCCAGCGCGCGCTGCTGGCTCGCCACCAGGAGCTGCGTGCGAAGATCGGGCGGCTGCAGAAAGAGCTGTTCGACCTGCGAACGCGCCCCGACTATGACGCGGCCGGCGTGGGCGCGGCCGAACAGGACCTCGAGCGGCTGGAGCGCGAGCGCGCGAGCGCCGCCCAGGAGATGCAGCGGCTTGCGCCGGGTCTGCTCGAGCCGGCCTTCTCGGAGCCGGTTCCGCTGGGGGAGGTTCTCCAGGGCGCTACGGCCGGCCGTTATGACGTGCTCGAATACCTCGTCCTCGACACCGGTGTCATCGTCTGGCACATCGGGAGCGGCGGCGTCCACGTGCGCAACGTCTTCCTGCCCCGAGCCGAGCTCGGCGCCAAGGTCGATGCGCTGAGGAAGAGCCTGGTCAATCCGCGGACGCCATTCGACACGCGGACGGCGCGCGAGATGTTCCTGTTCCTCGTCGAGCCGATGCTTCAGTGGGTCAAGAGCGGAACGCTCGTGGTCGTCCCGCATGAGGATCTGCACTACGTGCCGTTCCAGGTCTTTCAGGATCCTTCGGACGGCCGGTTCCTCGGCGAGAAGGTCCGGATCTCGTACGCGCCGAGCGCCACCGTGCTCAGCAGGCTCAAGCCTGGCGGCGGGCTTGCCGGGAGCTCGATGCTCGCCGTGGCGGGACCGCGGCTCCCCGCGGGAGTGGACGAGGTCAAGGCGATCTCGCGTCTGTACCCGGCGGGGCGGGTGACGTTGCTGCTCGATGAGGCTGCCACGGAGGAGGAAGTCACGCGCCGCGTGGCGAGCCATGGGGTATTGCACCTGGCCGCTCACGGCGTCTTCGACGGGCCGGAGCCCTTGCTCTCGTATATCGAGCTCAGGCGGTCCTCGGGCGCCGATGGGCGCCTCAGTGCAGCCGAGATGTACGGGCTGCCGCTCGGCCAGGCGCGACTCGTCACGCTGAGCGCGTGCGAAACCGGCCGCGCCGAGGCGACCCACGCCGGGGAAGTCATCGGCATGCAGCGCGCGCTCATCTATGCGGGGGCTGGGTCCCTGCTCCTGACACAGTGGAAGGTGGACTCGGCCTCGACGGCGCTGTGGATGGAGACGTTTTACCGTGAGGCCGCCCAGGCCGCGCTTCCCGAGGCCGCGCGCCGCGCCAGCGCCGTGCTGCTGGCCAAGCCCGAGTACACGCACCCCCACTACTGGGGCGCGTTCTTCCTCGTGGGACGCTGA